A portion of the Treponema rectale genome contains these proteins:
- a CDS encoding aconitate hydratase: MALTLAEKILQNHIVSCEVEWKKGAPIERGKDIAIKIDQTLTQDATGTMTYLQFETIGVPRVKTELSVSYIDHNTLQTDFKNMDDHRYLQSIAAKYGLYFSRPGNGICHQVHIETFGKPGKTLLGSDSHTPTGGGIGMIAIGAGGLDVAVAMGGGAFHLAMPKIFGVKLTGKLRKGVGAKDIILEVLRRETVKGGTLAIYEYFGEGVESLTVPQRATITNMGAELGATTSVFPSDSKTKKFLESMGRGADWTELKADEGAQYDKLIEINLDELGALAACPHNPDVINTIKSLSGKKVTQVVIGSCTNSSLDDLESVAAIVKGKHIAPGVEAGIAPGSRTTLLMASKAGILETLIEAGFRILESACGPCIGQGFAPNSEGVTLRTFNRNFKGRSGTADANVYLVSPETAAAAAVTGVFTEAETLDYEDPAYTTGTRVSMLDGQDSRLSSQNILSCATNKGMLIAPLNEEEAAKVEILRGPNIKPCPKCRDYAGRLTLPVRLKAGDNVSTDDIMPAGAKVLPLRSNIPEISKFTLTRLDETFYERSEKENFADCIVVGGENYGQGSSREHAALGPMYLGVRAILTKSFARIHKANLINYGIIPLNFVNSADYDKINQGDILELTNIEEALSTGCEFEIKLNGSTIKAVNDLAPRSREILKAGGLAAYTRNGGQ, from the coding sequence ATGGCTTTAACGCTTGCAGAAAAAATCTTACAGAATCATATCGTATCCTGCGAAGTAGAATGGAAAAAAGGTGCACCAATAGAAAGAGGCAAAGATATAGCTATAAAAATCGACCAGACTCTTACTCAGGATGCAACGGGAACAATGACCTATCTTCAGTTTGAGACAATAGGTGTTCCACGCGTTAAAACTGAGCTTTCCGTTTCCTATATTGACCATAATACCCTTCAGACTGACTTTAAGAACATGGATGACCACAGATACCTTCAGTCCATTGCCGCAAAATACGGTCTGTATTTCTCAAGACCGGGAAACGGTATCTGTCATCAGGTTCACATCGAAACTTTTGGAAAACCTGGAAAAACTTTACTGGGATCAGACAGCCACACTCCTACAGGAGGCGGTATCGGAATGATTGCCATCGGAGCCGGAGGTCTTGATGTTGCAGTCGCTATGGGAGGAGGAGCATTCCACCTTGCCATGCCTAAGATTTTTGGAGTAAAACTTACGGGAAAATTACGTAAGGGCGTAGGTGCAAAGGATATCATTCTTGAAGTCCTTCGCCGTGAAACCGTAAAAGGCGGAACCCTTGCAATTTACGAATACTTCGGAGAAGGCGTAGAAAGCCTTACCGTACCGCAGCGCGCAACAATTACAAATATGGGTGCCGAGCTTGGAGCAACTACTTCAGTATTTCCTTCAGACAGCAAGACAAAAAAATTCCTTGAATCAATGGGAAGAGGGGCTGACTGGACAGAATTAAAAGCTGATGAAGGAGCACAGTACGATAAACTCATCGAAATTAATCTTGATGAACTGGGAGCTTTAGCTGCATGTCCTCACAATCCTGATGTAATCAATACCATAAAATCACTTTCAGGAAAGAAAGTAACTCAGGTAGTCATCGGCTCATGTACAAATTCATCTCTTGATGATCTTGAAAGCGTTGCCGCAATCGTCAAAGGAAAACATATTGCACCTGGTGTAGAAGCAGGTATTGCACCGGGAAGCCGTACTACCCTTCTTATGGCTTCAAAAGCCGGAATTCTTGAAACTCTTATAGAAGCAGGATTCCGTATTCTTGAAAGTGCCTGTGGTCCTTGTATCGGACAGGGCTTTGCACCTAACTCAGAGGGAGTAACACTGCGTACCTTCAACCGCAATTTCAAGGGAAGAAGCGGAACTGCAGATGCAAACGTATATCTCGTAAGCCCTGAAACAGCAGCAGCGGCTGCAGTTACAGGTGTATTTACAGAAGCAGAAACTCTTGATTATGAAGATCCTGCATACACAACAGGCACGAGAGTTTCAATGCTCGACGGACAGGACAGCCGTCTTTCATCACAGAATATTCTTTCTTGCGCTACAAACAAAGGCATGCTCATAGCTCCTCTCAACGAAGAAGAAGCTGCAAAAGTTGAAATTCTCCGTGGTCCGAACATCAAACCGTGTCCAAAATGCCGTGACTATGCAGGACGCCTTACACTTCCAGTCCGCTTAAAGGCTGGAGATAACGTTTCCACAGACGATATCATGCCTGCAGGCGCTAAAGTTCTTCCACTTCGTTCTAACATTCCTGAAATCTCAAAATTTACGCTTACAAGGCTTGATGAAACTTTCTACGAAAGAAGTGAAAAAGAAAATTTCGCAGACTGTATCGTTGTAGGAGGAGAAAACTACGGACAGGGTTCAAGCCGTGAACATGCAGCACTTGGACCTATGTACCTTGGAGTAAGGGCGATTCTTACAAAAAGTTTCGCAAGAATCCATAAGGCAAATCTCATAAACTACGGTATTATTCCGCTAAACTTTGTAAATTCTGCAGATTATGATAAAATAAATCAGGGAGACATCCTTGAACTTACTAATATTGAAGAAGCACTTTCTACAGGATGTGAATTTGAGATAAAGCTTAACGGTTCAACAATAAAGGCCGTAAATGACCTTGCACCGAGAAGCCGTGAAATCCTAAAAGCCGGAGGGCTTGCCGCTTACACAAGAAACGGCGGACAGTAA
- a CDS encoding late competence development ComFB family protein, whose amino-acid sequence MLSVHNIMEEQVASRVNELYDQVTEKISAWVSCDCQNCRLDTINYVLNRIQPHYVVSGRGVTHNTSLLKDSQLSADIDKLAIEGMRLVNAAKRPYHTSNIKRGNDTPSCLFVFPTFVGNVFDGQTFEPVTNATILLLLNGSQANMMDVTWPNPSNTFASTEGSFTFWAEPEKSEKPGITKNFTFTIDVTAPDYQETSYSLTLPVTSRMTERALLDSTYSVKLKDLFLFKNGIKNDQEV is encoded by the coding sequence ATGCTGAGTGTCCATAACATAATGGAAGAACAGGTTGCATCCAGAGTAAATGAACTTTATGATCAGGTGACGGAAAAAATTTCCGCATGGGTATCATGTGACTGTCAAAACTGCCGTCTTGACACCATAAATTACGTTCTTAACAGAATTCAGCCACATTATGTTGTGAGTGGAAGAGGCGTTACACACAACACAAGTCTTCTTAAAGACTCTCAGCTTTCTGCAGATATTGACAAGCTTGCCATAGAAGGTATGAGGCTTGTCAATGCTGCAAAACGTCCATATCACACATCAAATATAAAAAGAGGAAATGATACTCCTTCATGTCTGTTTGTTTTTCCAACTTTTGTAGGAAACGTTTTTGACGGACAGACCTTTGAACCTGTAACAAATGCAACAATCCTTCTGCTTCTGAACGGCAGTCAGGCTAATATGATGGACGTAACATGGCCTAATCCAAGCAACACATTTGCATCAACAGAAGGAAGTTTTACATTCTGGGCTGAACCTGAAAAGAGTGAAAAACCAGGCATTACAAAAAATTTTACTTTTACTATAGATGTTACGGCACCTGACTACCAGGAAACATCCTATTCGCTGACTTTACCTGTCACAAGCCGTATGACAGAGCGTGCCCTTCTCGATTCAACTTATAGCGTAAAATTAAAAGATCTTTTTCTTTTTAAAAATGGAATAAAAAACGACCAGGAGGTATAA
- a CDS encoding Bax inhibitor-1/YccA family protein, translated as MDNTVSLFKPAESEKSRFMVKTYLWMAFALALSALTAWYCANSLSLMQLIWDSRFGFIALAVGELAVVMILSAAIRSISTGIAKLLFVFYSVLNGATLSSIFWLYHITSIYMCFGTTALMFFVMSIYGLTTKQSLARAGHYLMMLLIGVIIVGAVNMLVARIGGGDPSKLDLILSFVTVIIFTGLTAYDSQKLLAVAQRADSSEAYKKLAIIGALELYLDFINIFLNLLRIFGRSRD; from the coding sequence ATGGATAATACAGTTTCGCTTTTTAAACCTGCAGAGAGTGAAAAAAGCCGATTTATGGTAAAAACCTATTTATGGATGGCATTTGCACTGGCCCTTAGTGCCCTGACGGCATGGTACTGCGCAAACAGCCTGTCTTTAATGCAGCTTATATGGGACAGCAGGTTCGGTTTCATTGCACTTGCAGTTGGAGAACTCGCAGTCGTCATGATTCTTTCAGCCGCAATAAGAAGTATATCAACAGGCATTGCAAAACTTCTTTTCGTGTTTTATTCAGTACTTAACGGAGCAACACTCTCTTCAATTTTCTGGCTTTACCACATCACTTCAATCTATATGTGTTTCGGCACAACAGCCCTTATGTTTTTTGTAATGAGCATATATGGACTTACAACAAAGCAAAGCCTGGCCAGAGCCGGACACTATCTGATGATGCTGCTTATCGGAGTCATTATAGTTGGAGCTGTAAACATGCTTGTAGCCAGAATTGGCGGCGGAGATCCTTCAAAACTGGATCTTATCCTTTCTTTTGTTACTGTAATTATTTTTACAGGGCTTACAGCCTATGATTCTCAAAAGCTGCTTGCAGTTGCACAGAGGGCTGATTCTTCAGAAGCATACAAAAAGCTGGCAATTATCGGTGCTCTTGAGCTGTATCTTGATTTTATAAACATATTCCTGAACCTTCTTCGCATTTTTGGAAGAAGCAGGGACTAA
- a CDS encoding HAL/PAL/TAL family ammonia-lyase, translating into MRSIVVDGNSLTIEDVCDVAEQKVQVKLPSDKKFWNIIEKSRKFLMDYISTGVPTYGVTTDFGDSCANQISVDKAGELQRDIVAYHGIGLGKKFDVKTGRAVVLTRLNMNVKGGHSAIRPELARMMLALLEHDIIPVIPELGSVGASGDLTPLSYLAAVIMGDRDAYYKGKIVPAKKALKAEGLEPLLIEAKEGLAIMNGTAVMTAVASLAWKKAERLANISDFLTAVTSEITGGKDTPFVDKVSRIKNHSGQVESAAYVYKIIKDSKRVFKYEDFLKNKIDSLNEKKFLKQQNKIQDRYSIRCAPQITGVYRDTLDVARKWITEELNAASDNPLVDIEAGRLYNTGNFYGGHICAACDYMRTALANISDLSDKQAEVIIDGKFNGLTENLIPYTADDDPRAGLRLGFKAAQITISAIRGEIMTYTFPVSLTSHPTEALNQDKVSMGTISARKFAEQIELVYLQFATHLLAAMQAVDLAGKEDFSPFTRKVYEQVRAISRFVKDDRPLDKDAEKVAVWLKETSLFA; encoded by the coding sequence ATGAGAAGTATTGTTGTTGATGGTAATAGTTTGACTATTGAAGACGTGTGTGATGTGGCAGAACAGAAAGTTCAGGTAAAGCTTCCGTCAGACAAAAAATTCTGGAATATAATTGAAAAATCAAGAAAATTTCTTATGGATTATATTTCAACCGGAGTTCCGACTTATGGTGTAACTACTGACTTTGGAGACTCCTGTGCAAATCAGATAAGTGTTGATAAAGCAGGTGAACTTCAGAGGGATATTGTTGCATATCACGGAATCGGACTTGGTAAAAAATTTGATGTTAAAACGGGAAGGGCAGTTGTTCTTACCCGTCTTAATATGAACGTAAAGGGAGGGCATTCTGCTATTCGTCCTGAACTTGCCAGAATGATGCTTGCTCTTCTTGAACATGATATTATTCCGGTTATTCCAGAACTTGGTTCTGTAGGTGCCAGTGGTGATCTTACTCCTTTAAGCTATCTTGCTGCTGTAATAATGGGTGACAGGGATGCTTATTATAAAGGAAAGATTGTTCCTGCAAAAAAAGCTCTTAAGGCAGAAGGCTTAGAACCGCTTCTTATTGAGGCAAAGGAAGGACTTGCCATAATGAACGGTACTGCAGTTATGACTGCGGTTGCGTCCCTTGCATGGAAAAAAGCTGAGCGTCTTGCAAATATATCTGATTTCTTAACAGCGGTTACTTCTGAGATTACAGGCGGTAAAGATACTCCTTTTGTTGATAAAGTCAGCCGTATTAAGAATCATTCCGGTCAGGTAGAATCTGCAGCCTATGTTTATAAAATTATAAAAGATTCAAAAAGAGTCTTTAAATATGAAGATTTTTTGAAAAATAAAATTGATTCTCTTAATGAAAAGAAATTCTTAAAACAGCAGAATAAGATTCAGGACAGATATTCCATACGCTGTGCTCCGCAAATTACCGGTGTTTATCGCGATACACTTGACGTTGCAAGAAAGTGGATTACTGAGGAACTGAATGCAGCCAGTGATAATCCTCTTGTAGATATTGAAGCCGGACGTCTTTATAACACAGGAAATTTTTACGGCGGGCATATTTGTGCAGCATGTGATTACATGAGGACTGCTCTTGCAAATATTAGTGATTTGAGTGATAAGCAGGCAGAGGTTATAATTGACGGAAAATTTAACGGTCTTACAGAAAACCTTATCCCGTATACTGCTGATGATGACCCTCGTGCAGGTCTTAGATTAGGGTTTAAGGCTGCTCAGATTACAATCAGCGCTATTCGCGGTGAAATAATGACTTATACGTTCCCTGTCAGTCTTACAAGTCATCCGACGGAAGCTCTTAATCAGGATAAAGTTTCTATGGGAACAATCAGTGCAAGAAAATTTGCAGAACAGATTGAACTTGTTTATCTTCAGTTTGCAACACATCTTCTTGCGGCTATGCAGGCAGTTGATCTGGCCGGTAAGGAGGATTTTTCTCCGTTTACAAGAAAGGTGTATGAGCAGGTTCGTGCAATAAGCAGATTTGTTAAGGATGACAGGCCTTTAGATAAAGATGCAGAAAAAGTGGCTGTCTGGTTAAAAGAGACTTCTTTGTTTGCATAA
- a CDS encoding AAA family ATPase: protein MISGRNFTVTVARGFGSGGKEIASMVAKDLGIHCYENRILTLASQLSGIDRQLFENVNEKIQKKTGFSRLLELLPKRKIPKPELQKFVSNDQLYEYEKQIITEISKTESSIIVGKAADWVLRDSDRVLSVYIEAPREFCRPRIMEKLGLSAEQADRAIEETDTYRAEYYSYYTGGNYWTNPVNYDLTLNSQKLGIDGCVKMIKFALIQKFPDLKIEL, encoded by the coding sequence ATGATCAGTGGCAGAAATTTTACCGTTACAGTTGCCAGAGGATTTGGTTCGGGCGGAAAAGAAATTGCATCCATGGTTGCTAAAGATTTAGGAATTCATTGTTATGAAAACCGTATTCTGACACTGGCATCTCAGTTAAGCGGTATCGACAGACAGCTTTTTGAAAATGTAAATGAGAAAATTCAGAAAAAAACAGGTTTTTCCCGCTTGCTGGAGCTTCTTCCTAAAAGAAAAATCCCTAAGCCGGAACTCCAGAAATTTGTTTCTAATGATCAGCTTTATGAATATGAGAAGCAGATTATTACGGAGATAAGTAAAACTGAAAGTTCTATAATCGTCGGAAAGGCAGCAGACTGGGTTCTTCGTGATTCAGACCGGGTTCTAAGCGTTTACATAGAAGCTCCGAGAGAGTTTTGCCGTCCACGTATTATGGAAAAACTTGGACTTTCTGCTGAGCAGGCAGACAGGGCAATAGAAGAAACTGATACTTATAGAGCTGAATATTATTCATATTATACTGGTGGAAATTATTGGACAAATCCTGTTAATTATGATCTGACGTTAAATTCACAGAAACTTGGTATTGACGGATGTGTTAAGATGATAAAGTTTGCCCTTATACAGAAGTTTCCTGATCTGAAAATTGAACTATAA
- a CDS encoding SPOR domain-containing protein: MKKILSLIFTLFISFTLISAEGEFTSGNVVIARKGELPGGLFVKAAGYLPGDSVVLSNPETGESLSLLNLGTLDAAEGTALLVSQEAAAKLGLEPSVKLTVKLTGRNGTIDKSSTGSAVLEKASAGNISRETVSEPENTAEPESDELSYEVDNENSEDDFMSVKNAVEQPSPADEIDTPVSNVQEPVENVEETPVEETPVEETPVEEIPEETEPETTVEESFEEPVVEEPFEEELPEVEENVPENDTDSEESLPVEEENSTEEEVPEEIQEEKFDADELEPVSENIVETAPAETESSYEPETDVTEDDVNDEEEAVSEEAFEADELEPVDEPVTENLPEENEGIPESDLDGEKVSPEEPVIVQPEENISSEQPVEEDVFVDELPEDLTEDNPEEPVADFGVEETEPSEEDIIIVPVEEENVVPENSDVPDNDLDGEEVASVEPVLKTVVSENDGVPEDDSEGETVDNVEPVVPEETLDEELTVEEPSVEEEPEDDLPGEEAVVEEPVAEYFEDDSVPENEDEPEADLAGETVADAEPVLPAEPSAEAEDEIEEPVEEGSYEGIILVPAETIIPDDSGEPEKDEVYVEKTVQPEPVAEENDIIRRYTVEESDLKKGYYYVQIATISQRENLEILAVRYSKYPLVFVKTSKGAYRVMVGPLTMDEYGAVLAKFKSFGYRDAFVKSVK; this comes from the coding sequence ATGAAAAAGATTCTATCATTGATTTTTACTTTATTTATAAGTTTTACTCTGATTTCAGCTGAGGGGGAGTTTACCTCCGGAAATGTTGTAATTGCCAGAAAGGGAGAACTTCCAGGAGGTCTTTTTGTCAAAGCTGCCGGTTATCTTCCGGGAGACAGCGTTGTACTTTCTAATCCTGAAACAGGAGAAAGTCTCAGCCTTCTTAATCTTGGAACTCTTGATGCTGCTGAAGGAACAGCACTTCTCGTAAGTCAGGAAGCAGCTGCAAAACTGGGGCTTGAACCTTCAGTTAAGCTGACTGTAAAACTTACAGGACGGAATGGAACTATTGATAAATCATCAACAGGTTCTGCTGTTCTTGAAAAGGCTTCTGCAGGAAATATTTCTCGTGAGACTGTATCAGAGCCGGAAAATACAGCTGAACCTGAAAGTGATGAACTTTCTTATGAAGTTGATAATGAAAACTCAGAAGATGATTTCATGAGCGTAAAAAATGCTGTTGAGCAGCCTTCCCCTGCTGATGAAATTGATACTCCTGTTTCTAATGTTCAGGAACCGGTTGAAAACGTTGAAGAAACTCCAGTAGAAGAAACTCCAGTAGAAGAAACTCCTGTGGAAGAAATTCCTGAGGAGACAGAACCGGAAACTACTGTTGAGGAAAGTTTTGAAGAGCCTGTTGTTGAGGAACCGTTTGAAGAAGAACTTCCTGAAGTTGAAGAAAATGTTCCTGAAAATGATACGGATTCAGAAGAAAGCCTTCCTGTAGAAGAGGAAAACTCAACGGAAGAAGAAGTTCCGGAAGAAATTCAGGAAGAAAAATTTGATGCTGATGAGCTTGAACCTGTGTCTGAAAATATAGTAGAGACTGCTCCTGCTGAAACTGAATCATCTTATGAACCGGAGACTGATGTAACTGAGGATGATGTTAATGATGAAGAAGAAGCTGTTTCTGAAGAGGCTTTTGAAGCTGATGAACTTGAACCTGTTGATGAGCCGGTAACAGAAAATCTTCCTGAAGAAAATGAGGGAATTCCTGAAAGTGATCTTGATGGAGAAAAGGTTTCTCCTGAAGAACCGGTAATTGTTCAACCGGAAGAAAATATCAGCTCTGAGCAGCCGGTAGAAGAAGATGTGTTTGTTGATGAACTTCCTGAGGATTTGACGGAAGATAATCCGGAGGAACCTGTTGCTGACTTTGGAGTAGAAGAAACAGAACCTTCTGAAGAGGATATTATTATAGTTCCAGTTGAAGAAGAAAATGTTGTTCCAGAAAACTCTGATGTTCCGGATAACGATCTTGATGGTGAAGAAGTAGCTTCTGTTGAACCTGTATTAAAAACAGTTGTTTCTGAAAACGACGGAGTTCCTGAGGATGATTCTGAGGGTGAAACAGTTGATAATGTAGAACCTGTTGTACCGGAAGAAACTTTGGATGAAGAACTAACTGTTGAAGAACCGTCTGTGGAAGAAGAGCCGGAAGATGATCTTCCTGGAGAAGAGGCAGTAGTTGAAGAGCCTGTAGCGGAGTATTTTGAAGATGATTCTGTTCCTGAAAATGAAGATGAGCCTGAAGCTGATCTTGCAGGAGAAACTGTTGCAGATGCAGAACCTGTTCTTCCTGCTGAACCTTCTGCTGAAGCAGAAGATGAGATCGAAGAACCTGTTGAAGAAGGCTCTTATGAGGGAATTATTCTTGTTCCGGCAGAAACTATCATTCCTGATGACAGCGGTGAACCGGAAAAAGATGAGGTCTATGTAGAGAAAACTGTTCAGCCTGAACCTGTTGCAGAAGAGAATGACATAATCCGGCGTTATACAGTAGAGGAAAGTGACCTTAAGAAAGGATATTATTATGTTCAGATTGCTACTATCAGTCAAAGGGAAAATCTTGAGATACTGGCAGTAAGATACAGTAAATATCCGCTGGTATTCGTAAAAACTTCTAAGGGAGCTTACCGTGTAATGGTTGGTCCTCTTACGATGGATGAATATGGAGCAGTTCTTGCTAAATTCAAATCCTTCGGTTACAGGGATGCTTTTGTAAAATCTGTGAAATAA
- a CDS encoding polysaccharide biosynthesis protein: MNKTDTRIYIIGAGFAGQMIARDLLRKKIFGTVASFFDDDENLIGKSFDGIPVFGPVESIASVIRAGQNDEAIIATPSAGTEKIKKIYDILINAGFTRIKILPSVSQIVEGKAHLIQARDINPLDVLGRTPIVISLKESLSYLKGKRVLITGAGGSIGSELARQLLEGGAERLYLFGHGENSIVNIYRELHILQNEGVGEKATVVPIIGDMKDREYTDYIIGRTHADVIFHCAAYKHVPMMEENPVAVIENNVLGTKNLLDASLAHNVERFVLISTDKAVTPVSVYGVSKMLCEKLVLKAAKSAGNNQAFMFVRFGNVLGSRGSILPLFMEQINNGGPVTVTDPEMERFFMTIPEACSLVLQTGGVGKNAESYLLDMGESIKIIDLARQIIKFSGFEPEKDIAIKIIGPRPGERLEEPLWLKEENPQPTEYKKILKLKNIESKTLDGLLEKIMPVVKFNSEKKELFRNKEVLLRILRDEVPSLNEFYTKMEQEGTKQKLSAKVVL, from the coding sequence ATGAATAAAACAGATACTAGAATCTACATTATCGGCGCCGGTTTTGCAGGACAGATGATAGCCCGGGATCTTCTCAGAAAAAAGATTTTCGGAACTGTAGCATCTTTTTTTGATGATGATGAAAACCTGATCGGAAAGAGTTTTGACGGAATTCCGGTTTTCGGACCTGTAGAATCAATTGCATCCGTAATACGGGCCGGACAGAACGATGAAGCAATAATCGCAACTCCAAGCGCCGGAACTGAAAAAATAAAAAAAATATACGATATTCTCATAAATGCCGGTTTTACCAGAATAAAAATTCTTCCTTCCGTGAGCCAGATTGTTGAAGGAAAAGCACATCTCATTCAGGCAAGAGACATAAATCCTCTGGATGTTCTGGGAAGAACACCGATTGTCATATCGTTAAAAGAAAGCCTTTCATACCTTAAAGGAAAACGAGTTCTTATTACAGGTGCCGGAGGTTCCATTGGAAGCGAACTTGCCCGCCAGCTGCTTGAAGGAGGAGCTGAACGTCTGTACCTTTTCGGACACGGTGAGAATTCAATTGTAAATATTTATAGAGAACTTCATATACTTCAGAATGAAGGCGTCGGAGAAAAAGCAACTGTAGTTCCAATAATAGGAGATATGAAAGACAGGGAATACACTGATTACATCATTGGCCGCACTCATGCAGATGTAATATTTCACTGCGCCGCATATAAGCATGTCCCGATGATGGAAGAAAATCCAGTCGCAGTAATAGAAAACAATGTATTGGGAACAAAAAATCTGCTTGATGCAAGTCTGGCCCATAACGTAGAAAGATTCGTACTTATTTCGACAGATAAAGCTGTTACTCCGGTAAGTGTTTACGGAGTAAGCAAAATGCTGTGCGAAAAACTTGTCCTCAAGGCAGCAAAAAGCGCAGGAAATAATCAAGCATTTATGTTCGTAAGATTCGGTAATGTTCTTGGTTCACGAGGTTCGATTCTTCCGCTCTTTATGGAACAGATAAACAATGGCGGTCCTGTAACTGTTACAGATCCGGAAATGGAAAGATTTTTCATGACTATACCGGAAGCATGTTCCCTTGTACTTCAGACCGGTGGAGTAGGAAAAAATGCTGAAAGTTACCTTCTTGACATGGGAGAGAGCATCAAAATAATTGACCTGGCACGTCAGATAATAAAATTCTCAGGTTTTGAACCGGAAAAGGATATTGCAATAAAAATAATAGGTCCACGACCGGGAGAACGTCTGGAAGAACCTTTATGGCTGAAGGAAGAAAATCCCCAGCCTACCGAATACAAGAAAATCCTTAAACTCAAGAATATCGAAAGCAAAACCCTTGACGGACTGCTGGAAAAGATAATGCCTGTAGTAAAATTTAACAGCGAAAAAAAAGAATTATTCAGAAATAAAGAAGTTCTGTTGAGAATTCTGAGGGATGAAGTTCCTTCCCTGAACGAATTTTATACAAAAATGGAACAGGAAGGAACTAAACAGAAATTATCAGCAAAGGTGGTGCTTTAA
- a CDS encoding DegT/DnrJ/EryC1/StrS family aminotransferase: MNAVKMNVPFFKASIGSEEEKAVIDVMRSGWLTTGSQALAFEKEFSEKVHSPFALCVNSNTSGMILAMEALGVNRENAVITTPYTFVSTAASARHLGADVFFADIEKDSYSIDPNSIEKILKSPDGKKVKAIVPVHIAGNVCNMNAIMNLAEKYNVKVIEDCAHSFPSKTQSGYAGTIGDAGIFSFYATKTMTTAEGGMVTVKDSAVAKRITQMRLHGMDRTTWDRYTSPKASWEYDIIAPGYKANLPDILAALGRVQLKRAEEFDRKRKIHAAYYNSNLKKLDFIKLPPDSEGNAWHLYLMRLDLSKLKCSRDDFARELQQMGVGISMHFIPLFNFSYWKNLYHGFTPENFPNAQQHYLETITLPLWPDMTEEMCAYVVDCIKTIGEKYHG; this comes from the coding sequence ATGAATGCTGTAAAAATGAACGTACCTTTTTTCAAGGCATCAATCGGCAGTGAAGAAGAAAAAGCTGTTATCGATGTAATGCGCAGCGGCTGGCTTACAACAGGAAGTCAGGCCCTTGCTTTTGAAAAGGAATTTTCAGAAAAAGTACACTCTCCTTTTGCACTGTGCGTCAATTCAAATACAAGCGGAATGATTCTGGCAATGGAAGCCCTTGGCGTCAACAGAGAAAATGCAGTAATAACAACTCCGTACACTTTTGTTTCTACAGCTGCAAGTGCCCGGCACCTTGGAGCAGATGTTTTCTTTGCTGACATCGAAAAAGACTCTTACTCCATTGATCCGAACAGCATAGAAAAAATACTGAAAAGTCCGGATGGAAAAAAAGTAAAGGCTATTGTTCCGGTTCACATAGCAGGAAATGTCTGCAATATGAACGCAATAATGAATCTTGCAGAAAAATACAATGTAAAGGTTATAGAAGACTGTGCCCACTCATTTCCAAGTAAAACGCAGTCCGGATATGCAGGCACAATAGGCGACGCAGGAATTTTTTCATTCTATGCAACAAAGACAATGACAACTGCAGAAGGCGGAATGGTTACCGTAAAAGATTCCGCTGTTGCAAAACGAATTACTCAGATGAGGCTTCACGGAATGGACCGAACGACATGGGACAGATATACATCTCCTAAAGCCAGCTGGGAATACGATATAATTGCCCCGGGATACAAGGCAAATCTTCCTGACATACTGGCTGCTCTCGGACGGGTACAATTAAAAAGAGCAGAAGAATTTGACAGAAAACGCAAAATCCATGCAGCCTATTATAATTCAAATCTAAAAAAACTCGATTTCATAAAACTGCCTCCTGATTCTGAAGGAAACGCCTGGCATCTTTATCTTATGAGGCTTGATCTTTCTAAGCTCAAGTGCAGCAGAGATGACTTTGCCCGGGAACTTCAGCAAATGGGTGTAGGCATCAGCATGCACTTTATACCGCTTTTTAATTTTTCTTACTGGAAAAACCTTTATCATGGATTTACCCCGGAAAATTTTCCAAATGCACAGCAGCATTACCTGGAAACGATAACACTGCCCCTGTGGCCGGACATGACAGAAGAGATGTGTGCCTATGTAGTTGACTGTATAAAAACCATCGGAGAAAAATATCATGGCTGA